A genomic region of Miscanthus floridulus cultivar M001 chromosome 3, ASM1932011v1, whole genome shotgun sequence contains the following coding sequences:
- the LOC136547503 gene encoding probable apyrase 2: MPAPALNVAFPPPHPATTQSQQQQIHHRRARRAPRRGALDPAQQEASNPSPSPPAPTPAATASGGRGVRYRTPSSPDLLLLPTDAAKMRRYSALPNGGRQETLADRAHRYRGVLLVVLAPLALVSLVLLLMPRSPATTGVARRPGPAGADKYAVIFDAGSSGSRVHVFRFDSNLDLVHIGSEIELFVQKKPGLSFYANDPREAAESLVSLLDEAKRVVPTELRDQTPVRVGATAGLRNLGAQKSEAILQAVKDLLREKSSFKNQEDWVTVLDGTQEGTYEWVTINYLLGNLGKTYADTVGVVDLGGGSVQMAYAIAEKDAEKAPKPSDGEDAYVKKLFLKGTTYYLYVHSYLLYGLLAARAEVLKAGNGNGYSNCMLEGFQGQYKYGDDTFEASASPSGASYSKCKDDAVKALKVDEACTHMKCSFGGIWNGGGGAGQKNLFVASFFFDRAAEAGFVNANAAVANVKPSDFKQAAERACKLSVKDAEATFPGVQKDNIPYICMDLIYQYTLLVDGFGVDPDHEMTLVKKVPYSDAYVEAAWPLGSAIEVASSS; encoded by the exons ATGCCCGCGCCCGCCTTAAACGTTGCCTTCCCTCCCCCTCACCCCGCCACGACGCagtcgcagcagcagcagatccACCACCGACGCGCGCGCCGCGCGCCCCGACGCGGAGCGCTGGATCCCGCGCAGCAGGAGGCGTCCAACCCGTCGCCGTCGCCCCCGGCCCCCACACCCGCCGCAACCGCAAGCGGCGGCCGCGGCGTCCGCTACCGCACGCCCTCGTCCCCGGACCTCCTGCTCCTCCCCACCGACGCCGCCAAGATGCGCCGCTACTCCGCGCTGCCCAACGGCGGCCGCCAGGAGACGCTGGCCGACCGCGCGCACCGCTACCGGGGCGTCCTGCTTGTCGTCCTCGCCCCGCTCGCGCTCGTctccctcgtcctcctcctcatgcCGCGCTCGCCAGCCACCACGGGCGTCGCCAGGAGGCCCGGGCCCGCGGGGGCTGACAAGTACGCCGTCATCTTCGACGCCGGGAGCTCCGGCAGCCGCGTCCATGTCTTCCGCTTCGACTCCAACCTGGATCTCGTCCACATTGGCAGCGAGATCGAGCTCTTCGTCCAG AAAAAACCGGGACTTAGCTTCTATGCCAACGACCCCCGGGAGGCCGCCGAGTCGCTCGTCTCTCTCCTTGATGAAGCCAAGCGAGTGGTGCCCACGGAATTGCGCGATCAAACGCCTGTCAGAGTCGGG GCCACCGCAGGGCTGAGAAATTTGGGTGCACAAAAGTCCGAGGCAATATTGCAAGCG GTTAAGGATCTTCTTCGCGAAAAGAGTTCCTTTAAAAACCAAGAGGATTGGGTTACAGTTCTTGATGGAACGCAGGAAGGCACATACGAGTGG GTTACTATCAATTATCTGTTGGGAAACTTGGGAAAGACTTATGCAGACACGGTTGGTGTAGTTGATCTTGGTGGTGGATCTGTCCAAATGGCATATGCTATTGCAGAGAAGGATGCAGAAAAGGCTCCTAAACCATCTGATGGGGAAGATGCATATGTGAAGAAACTGTTCCTCAAAGGAACCACATATTATCTTTATGTTCATAG TTATTTGCTTTACGGGTTGCTAGCTGCTAGAGCAGAGGTCTTAAAAGCTGGCAATGGCAATGGTTACAGCAACTGTATGTTAGAGGGATTTCAAG GGCAATACAAATATGGTGACGATACATTTGAAGCATCTGCCTCACCTTCTGGTGCTAGTTATTCAAAATGCAAGGATGATGCAGTGAAAGCTCTGAAAGTTGATGAAGCATGCACCCACATGAAGTGTTCTTTTGGTGGCATTTggaatggtggtggtggtgctggacaaAAGAATCTCTTTGTAGCATCGTTTTTCTTTGATAGGGCTGCTGAG GCTGGATTTGTGAACGCCAATGCAGCTGTTGCTAATGTTAAACCCTCAGACTTCAAACAAGCTGCCGAGCGTGCTTGCAAGTTGAGTGTGAAGGATGCTGAAGCTACCTTCCCCGGTGTCCAAAAGGATAACATTCCATATATCTGCATGGACCTTATTTATCAGTACACATTACTTGTGGACGGATTCG GTGTTGATCCCGACCATGAGATGACCTTGGTAAAGAAGGTCCCTTACAGTGATGCATATGTTGAAGCCGCATGGCCGCTTGGCAGTGCCA